In Aspergillus nidulans FGSC A4 chromosome II, the genomic stretch ATTACTCGGAACCTGGCGAGACCGTCTCCCCAATTTGTGGGATGATATTAATGCTTGGCAGGACCTGGTTACGTGGCGACAGCATATCTTTCAACTCATCAACGCGACGTACCTTGGCCTGCTACCTCCCCAGACTAACAATGTTGCCAGCAACTCCTATGCCTACCGTGGGTACCATGAAACAGCCTGGATCATCAATCGCTTTGCCCATGTCTCCCGCAAACACCAAATGCCCGATGTTTGTATTGCCCAGCTCAGCCGCATATACACGCTTCCAAACATCGAAATCCAAGAGGCGTTCTTGAAGTTGCGTGAACAAGCCAAATGCCACTACCAGAATCCCAAGGAACTCAATAGTGGTCTGGATGTGATCAACAACACGAACCTCAACTACTTCGGTGCGCAGCAAAAGGCCGAATTTTACACGCTCAAGGGCATGTTCCTCGCAAAGTTGAACCATGTCAACGAGGCCAATGAAGCATTTGGTGTTGCTCTTTATTACGATTTGAGGTTGGCTAAAGCGTGGTCTGAATGGGGTCAGTACAGCGACCAGAGATTCAAGAACGATCCCAGCGATTATGAGCTCGCCAGCAACGCTGTCAGCTGTTACCTGGAGGCTGCTGGCCTTTACAAGAATTCTAAGTCCAGAAAGCTACTCAGTCGGATTCTTTGGTTGCTTAGCTTGGATAATGATGAGGGAGCAGTCGCAACTGCCTTCGAGAACTTCAAAGGCGACACACCTGTTTGGTATTGGATCACCTTTATCCCTCAGCTACTTACAAGCCTATCCCACCGTGAGGCGCGCCTGTGCAAAGCTGTTTTGGTCAAGATTGCGAAGCTGTACCCTCAGGCTCTGTTTTTCTTGCTGCGTACCAACCGTGAAGATATGCTTAATATCAAGAAACAGCATGACCAGAAGCAAGAGAAGCTAGCCCGTGCCCGGGCGCAAGCCTCACCGCAAAATAAGCCTACGCCAGCAGTGAATGGGACGCAAGCTGCTAACGTGGCACCCGCCGCTCAAACACAGGCTTCTCCCAGTCGCCCAGCTGGCCAGCAGTCTGTACAGAATCAACCCCAGGGCCAGTCTCAGCCCCAAGGTCCAGGTCAAGGTCAGCCTCAGTCTCAGCAGCAAGGGCAATCTCAGGGCCATGTCAACGGTCAAAGTCCTGTTCAGAAACCTACTCTGCCCCCTGGGCATACCCAAGGCGCTTCTCAAAACCAGGTtccacaacaacagcagccgcAACAACCGCAAGGGCAGCAGAATCTCCAGGTACCTGGACAGCAACCTCAGCCTGCACAGCAGAATCCAGCCGCTGGAGCGGAGCCGGAAAAGGAACCACTGAAGAAACCTTGGGAGTACTCTGACGAGATCATGTCTGGCCTTAAGACCGCGTTTCCCTTGCTCGCTTTGTCAATGGAGACTATGGTGGATCAAATCCACAAGAATTTCAAGTGCCCGCCCGATGAGGATGCGTACCGCCTGATCGTGGCGCTGTTGAACGATGGTCTGGCTTATGTTGGCCGCATGCCTGGCTCGTACGCCCAGGACTTCAAGCTGCCTGCGGCGACGGAAGCTAACATAACCCGCTTCGCTGAGACCATCCTTCCCGCTCATATTCGGAAATCTTTTGAGGCCGACTTTGTCGTCAGGAAGCCAACCATGTACGAATACATTCAGAAACTCCGACGCTGGCGGGACAAGTTCGAGGAAAAACTCGATCGACGACCCCAGATTCAGTTCTTGGAAACCTACTCCCCGCACCTCAGTGAATTCCGCTTCCTCAAGTttgatgaggttgagatcCCAGGTCAGTATCTACAGCACAAGGACAAGAACCAGGACTTCATTCGCATCGATCGCTTCTTGCCTGACATAGATTTGGTCCGCGGCATTGGTGTCTGCCACCGTCGGCTGAAGATTCGCGGTCACGACGGCAGTGTTCATCCTTTTGCTGTCCAACATCCTGCCGCTCGACACTGCCGGCGCGAGGAGCGAATTCTGCAATTGTTCCGCATCTTCAATGGAGTGTTGGGCAAGCGCAAGGAGAGTCGTCGGCGAAACCTCAATTTCCACCTGCCTCTCATGGTTCCTTTGGCTCCTCATATCCGCTTGGTTCGCGACGACCCTTCGTATATCTCCATGCAAGGGATCTACGAGGATTACTGCCGACGAATTGGCATCAACAAGGACGAGCCTGTCCTTTTCAcaatggagaagatgagggcTTTGGCAGAGACAAAACAAAATGTAAGTGCATTGCTGACACTGATTTCAACGGCAACTGATGATTCTAGCGTACCACCGAACAGCAGCAGGTTCTCAGAACCGAAATGCTCACGGCTATCCAAGAAAAATGGGTTCCTCCGACGATGGTGCTGGACTACTTCCAGAAGATCTATCCAAACTTCTCGGACTTCTGGCTTTTCCGACGCCAGTTCGCTTATCAATATGCGGCTCTTGCATTCATGACCTATATGATGCACATGGGCAACCGGTACCCTAACAAAATCATGATCTCACGCTCGACTGGTGACATCTGGGGCTCTGAACTCATTCCCATTATCAACCCGAACAAGGCGTTCTTCTTTAACCCGGAGCAGGTGCCTTTCCGCCTTACACCAAACATCCAGACGCTCATGGGACCAATTGCCACAGAAGGTCTCTTTGCCTGCGCAATCATGGCCATTGCTCGCTGCTTGACAGAGCCACGCCATGAGCTCGAACAACAGCTCAGCATCTTTGTGCGCGATGAGATGATGTTCTGGGCTACCACGCACCACCGCGACCGTGTCCTCACTGCCCAGCAACTCCGGGACCTGGTTTACAATAATAGCgatatcatcgtcaaccgAGCCGTCAGTCTCGCAAGTCCACCCGAGGGCAACTTGCCCGCGAACCAGACTACCATCGATCTCATTTCAAAGGCTGTAAACCCACAGCACCTAGCCAGTGGCGACGCACTTTGGATGCCGTATCTTTAAGCATGTCTCTGTCTGTTCTCCTCTCCATTGTTCAGTTGGCGTTTTTCTTGGGTCAGGAATGGGCTTGCGGCGCAGGGTATTGTTACAGGGGTTACCCAAATGTTTACTTGGTTTTCTAGCGAGGCGCTTTGGGGCATGTTATGGTGCAATGTTTACTCGCCTTTTACATGTTTTCGTATTTCCTTGCGCGCTATTTCTGAGCTCGTCTGCTTTTGATATGTATGGTTTAGCTGAATAATCATAATATCGATTGATTTGGATATGCTGCTCTAATCGTAGAAGTACATATCGATGCCCAGTGGAACGCCAGTACAAAACGTAAAGAAATCATACATGTCATACCAACGAaggcttgggcttcttcttgataCCTAGGGTATTAGCCAGaggcttcttcgccttcttgaCCCGTGTGAAGGATGGAGGTGGCGCTGATATTGTTGCCTGCTCCGGCGTCGACTCGTCCTCCACCAAtctcttcaccttctctccCGTCGTCGTCATAAACGCCTTCcgcgcagcttcttcatcctccctcTGAGCCTTCAACGCCGCCTCGTCCACCTGTTCCTGTACATGCGCAAGCGCCGCTTCGTCACCCAGTGCCTCACTCCGCTCAATTCTCGCATTTCTCGTCCTGATCTCGTCCAATGCATCCGCAATTGCCATCTCCCTTTTCGAATCcagcatcttctcctccaactctGCCATTTTATCTCGCTcaagctgctcctgctcttcgttctcctccctctctaAGCGATCCAAAACCTCCTGCTCGGTCTCCTCATGATTATCCGCTTTCGAGTCCCGCCAGGGCTCGAAGTTCCTCTTCGCTCCCTTCTCTGCCCTGTAGTCCATATTCTTCGGATCCGTAAGGAACGTGATCTCCCCGCTGCATCGCGTACATCTGATGTAGAAGCGGTAAATCGGAATCGAGAAGTATTTCTCCTCCGTTGTTTCCTTACGCGCGTTGAATTTTCGGCCCTTATAGATGTATTCGCCGCATTGGGTGCATTTCATGCTGAAGGGGGCCATTAGGCGCACGGTTATTACCTTGGGGCCTGAAGAGCGGAGGTGCTTCGGCGTGCGGGTTATCGCCGACGGGTCGAAGTCGGGGGGGTAGTATTTCGTCCTTGGGGTGTGAGTGAGATATTCCCTCAGGGTTATATGACACACTTACAAGACTTTTCGTTCAGACATGTTTGCAGTGTTGGCGCAAAAGGTTCTGCTGGTGTGAGGATCTAAAGAGCTAGAGAAACGATGGGCCTAATGGGTCTTGCGATATCTCCCTATCTCAAGGTCACGTGGAGTGGCGAGAAGCATGTATAGGGCGGAGTGATAAGGGAACCTTGTTCTCACTGAAACAACTGAACATCACTTATTTAACTATCATGGGCCATAGCTATGGGACTAATCAATGATAGTACGCGTCCATCTTCTTTATTGCCTTGTAAAGGGTAGGATTAAGTTAACCATGATGTGTTGGCATAAATTCAAAAAGAGCTTCGTCACGTGCCACTATCCGAAAAAAGCAGTGACAAAGACCGCGGGGAACCAACGTTGACGACCGATAACACCGAAGAGCCTGGTGATAGTCTGACTGCAGCAATCAACCTGATTCCCTCCTTCTGCTGCCAGCGAAGTTATTTTGTAGGGCTGTGCCTCTCATTCTAGTTCCAACTTCCCAACACCATTTACGTTTGGAAGCTCTATTGTTTACACGCCTCGCGCTCGCCCATGCCGCTCAGCCTCTAGAACCTCGCCAATCGCCAACTCGTTCAATCCAGGTAGGCACTGGCAATGGAGAATTACCTGCGTGTCTGGCGACAGCAGGCGAAAGTTCGTGGCCAGTATGATGCCGCCGTATTCATTGGAGACAAAGTCCTTGCGTTGACAAGTGAGCTCTTCTCGCGTTTGCACCCCGGCAACCGATTAACTTCGATGCATAGACAGTGACGAAGATGCCCTTTGGCTGGCCGAAGTACATTTTTCGAACAACAACTACACGCGAGCTCTTGCCATCCTCTCCCGTCAAGACCTCATATCGCGGAGCACCGCCTGCCGCTATCTTGCCGCGCATTGCTACATCAAACAAGGCCAGTACGAGCAGGCCCTGACCGTGCTAGGCGACCAGAACCCAACCCATCTAATCCGCAGCAACAAAAGCCGCCGCAAAATTCAGCACCTCAATGGGCATAGTCGAATAACACTCCGCAATGCCAAGTCACGCTATGAAGATCGAGACCGTGAAGATGCTGGGAACATTCGATATGAGGCGGGCATGTGCTACCTTCGAGGGCTCTGTTTCGCCAAGCAGAATGCATTCGATAGAGCGCGCGACTGCTACAAGGATGCGGTGCGGATTGATGTGCAGTGTTTCGAAGCTTTTGACCAGCTCATGAAAAACTCGCTCATGTCGCCTGCGGAAGAACTTGAATTTCTTGAGTCGCTGGACTTTGACTCCATAACAGGTGCCGACGCGCCAATCTCGCAAGAAGCGGCCGACTTTACGAGAATGCTGTACACCACTCGTTTATCGAAATACTCCTCTCCAGCGGTGCTTACCGATGCCACTGAAACGTTATCCACTCACTACAAACTGGCCGAGAATCCGGACATTCTCCTGTCTCGCGCGGAAGCTCTATATACCCAGTGTCGGTTTGCGGAAGCGCTAGAGTTAACTTCATCGATTCTTTCCACGTCCCGTTCCTCCTTATCAGCCCAGACGACCGCAGGCCAAAACCACCTCGGTCACTCCCCCACTGTATATCCTCTACATTTGGCCTGTCTATATGAAACGGGGGCAACAAATGCACTGTTTCTCCTGTCTCATACGTTGGCAGATCACTCACCTGAGGAATCATATACCTACTTAGCCATTGGGGTTTACTACCTATCAGTCGCAAAAATTGCAGAAGCACGGCGTTTCTTTTCCAAAGCGTCTTTGCTGGATCCACATTCCGCACCCGCCTGGATCGGGTTTGCTCACACTTTTGCAGCGGAAGGAGAACATGATCAGGCCATTGCCGCATACAGTACGGCTGCGCGACTATTCCAAGGCAGCCATTTGCCTCAGTTGTTTCTTGGCATGCAGCACCTTGCGTTGAACAATATGTCTCTTGCCCAAGAGTATCTGTGTGCTGCGTATGCGATGTCCACGGGAACAGCCACCGGCACAGTTCCGTCAATACCCTCGTTGCCGTCGTCCGAGATGTCGCCCCTGGGCGGAGATCCGCTGGTGTTGAACGAGCTCGGTGTTGTGCTCTACCACCAGAATCACTTGGAGGGCGCGGTGGATTTATTCCGCCAGGCGCTCGGCCTTGCGACATCTCTTCGATGCGAGCCAGGCGCCTGGGTTGCGACCCGATCTAATCTCGGTCATGCATTGCGTCGTTTAGGTCGATACTCTGCGGCATtggatgaatttgacgaGTGCCTACGAATCGGGTCTAGTGGTGCAAGTCTTGGGTATAGCCCGTTCCTTGGTGGAAGCGGAGGCAATGCCTCTGGAGTGGCGTCAGCCGGCGTAAGTGGCTACGAGGAACGTGGGCTGATTGGGTCATTGTATACTGCACGAGGGCTTGTTCTTTTGGAGATGAACCGCACTCTTGACGCTGTCACAACCCTCCACGAGGCGGTGCGTGTGTTGGGGGCCAGTGGGGGTGGTGACGCTGCTGGTGGGGCGGGCGTCGCTGGGACCCTCCTTTCACGGGCGTTGGAGATCTGGGCCTTGGAAACTCGCGAAACAGAAGCCGGGCTGTCAGAAGACGGCAATCGGGCCGCTAAAAGCTCGACGCGATCGCGCGACAAGGGCAAAAGCCGGGCTGCTCGACGGCGAATAGCCGCGGACGACTCATACGCAGAACAGTGGATTGACGAGGTAACGGGTGGCGTCCCAACTGGCCTTGACTCTACGAACACTGTCGATGAGACCATTGAAATGGAGCTGGATCAAGACGCAGAGCGGCTCCTGCGTGATTCCGTTGAGCATATTCGTGGAGGGCTTCGTGGACGTCGCGAGCACATCCATCAACCGCTCAGCAGCCCAGAAGTGGAGGCCCAGCAGGCACAGCCACGAAGTCGAGGGACGAGGACAGCACGTTCATACCAGGCGCGATCTTGAGTATTCATTCTATGGAGTCTTGGTCTGAACTTGGGCGTTGGTCGGGCGTTTGGCCTGCTTTTGCATCCGGATTTGGGGCATGGATGGCGTAAATAGCAACAAACAATAGACGATAATATGCTTTGCTTCACCTGCGCATACCTCGTGTTCTCGTACTTAAAGACAAGTAGGAGCTTAGTATACACTACTGAGTAGCTAAAGCCAAGGCAGCAGAGCACTCAAGTGGACACAGGGACTATTTTAACAAAGTGCTGATCCTGAGCAGTGGCCCCGAAGTTTCAACCTGGAACTCAGTTGTCTCTGGTCCCCACAGACCCTTCCTCGGATCCACAGATTAACAAGCGGCATCTGAATGCCTCGATACTATTGGCCTGAAACCGAGATCGGCCTGAGCCGCGCGACTGCGTCTCCTTAATTTTCGTGCTAAGTCTCTGGCTGGCGTCATCGGCACTTCTTCTCTCAACCCCAAACGGCAAGACTGTTGTGGCTGCCGCGCAAACACGATATTGTGGCGTCATTATTTTGCCTATACTTGCTACAATTCGTTCAGAGCAACTGGAACCGCAGGAACTGACCCACGAGTGACCCAGGGTTTGAAAGGATCAAGGAGGGAGTCAGAAAAAGGGACAGGCACGCAGACGGTTAGATCGTCGTGATTGTCATTGCGCTCCCCTGGACTTTTTAGAGCGATGGCAGACTcatttggaggaggagagacgATGCGCCCAGGAAGGGTTGGCCACGGCCAATGGTGTTTTGTTCAAAATGAGGAAGCTACGCCTCTACGATCTTTACGTCCAGCGCAGGTGTCAATAGGTGTGTTATTCGCGTCCCCATTCCCTTTTGCTTTCCCCCGTCCTGTCCATCATGCGACTGTCACTGTACTTACAACTAGACATATTACTGATGTTCATCTTAACCTTTTAGCTTCACAAT encodes the following:
- a CDS encoding mRNA splicing protein YJU2 (transcript_id=CADANIAT00004021), with the translated sequence MSERKVLTKYYPPDFDPSAITRTPKHLRSSGPKVITVRLMAPFSMKCTQCGEYIYKGRKFNARKETTEEKYFSIPIYRFYIRCTRCSGEITFLTDPKNMDYRAEKGAKRNFEPWRDSKADNHEETEQEVLDRLEREENEEQEQLERDKMAELEEKMLDSKREMAIADALDEIRTRNARIERSEALGDEAALAHVQEQVDEAALKAQREDEEAARKAFMTTTGEKVKRLVEDESTPEQATISAPPPSFTRVKKAKKPLANTLGIKKKPKPSLV
- a CDS encoding anaphase promoting complex subunit CDC16 (transcript_id=CADANIAT00004022) gives rise to the protein MENYLRVWRQQAKVRGQYDAAVFIGDKVLALTNSDEDALWLAEVHFSNNNYTRALAILSRQDLISRSTACRYLAAHCYIKQGQYEQALTVLGDQNPTHLIRSNKSRRKIQHLNGHSRITLRNAKSRYEDRDREDAGNIRYEAGMCYLRGLCFAKQNAFDRARDCYKDAVRIDVQCFEAFDQLMKNSLMSPAEELEFLESLDFDSITGADAPISQEAADFTRMLYTTRLSKYSSPAVLTDATETLSTHYKLAENPDILLSRAEALYTQCRFAEALELTSSILSTSRSSLSAQTTAGQNHLGHSPTVYPLHLACLYETGATNALFLLSHTLADHSPEESYTYLAIGVYYLSVAKIAEARRFFSKASLLDPHSAPAWIGFAHTFAAEGEHDQAIAAYSTAARLFQGSHLPQLFLGMQHLALNNMSLAQEYLCAAYAMSTGTATGTVPSIPSLPSSEMSPLGGDPLVLNELGVVLYHQNHLEGAVDLFRQALGLATSLRCEPGAWVATRSNLGHALRRLGRYSAALDEFDECLRIGSSGASLGYSPFLGGSGGNASGVASAGVSGYEERGLIGSLYTARGLVLLEMNRTLDAVTTLHEAVRVLGASGGGDAAGGAGVAGTLLSRALEIWALETRETEAGLSEDGNRAAKSSTRSRDKGKSRAARRRIAADDSYAEQWIDEVTGGVPTGLDSTNTVDETIEMELDQDAERLLRDSVEHIRGGLRGRREHIHQPLSSPEVEAQQAQPRSRGTRTARSYQARS